In Treponema primitia ZAS-2, a genomic segment contains:
- a CDS encoding AMP-binding protein translates to MLEKYLSRDTFDSYEDYYNNYSVNIPENFNFAWDVMDTIAAERGNDRALVWRDEKGAEAEFTYGDIKRLSDKAAQVFLDAGIGKGDPVMIILKRRHEYWPTLLALHKIGAIAIPATHLLTVKDIVYRVEAADIAGIVCVDDEQVMNRVDEALAKMHSNTARKVSLRYKAFVRSVHSPKEAQPGKAAKSPWADFNFLVEKAPDNFTRPPKVNTNNDTMLLYFTSGTTGMPKMVQHDFAYPLGHIATAKYWHQVVPGGLHLTVSDTGWAKAAWGKIYGQWLCGTAIFVYDYDRFDPPAMLEIISKNRLTTFCAPPTVYRFFIKEDLKKYDFSSLKHCTVAGEPLNPEIFEQFLAGTGLKLHECYGQTELTVTMVTLQWMEPKPGSMGRPSPGYDVDLLREDGSSCDMGEEGQLVVRTDRRRPIGMFHGYYRDEALTKSVWHDDVYHTGDVAWRDEDGYYWFVGRSDDVIKSSGYRIGPFEVESALMEHPAVLECAITGVPDADRGTVVKATVILAKGWSASEELKLELQNHVKKTTAPYKYPRIIEFVSELPKTISGKIRRVQIRAEDTGSADTGGPGLSPD, encoded by the coding sequence ATGCTGGAGAAATATTTATCCCGGGATACCTTTGATTCCTATGAGGATTATTACAACAATTATTCTGTGAACATACCGGAAAATTTTAACTTTGCCTGGGATGTGATGGATACCATTGCTGCTGAGCGAGGAAATGATCGGGCTCTGGTATGGCGTGACGAAAAAGGCGCCGAAGCGGAATTTACCTACGGCGATATAAAACGGCTCTCGGATAAGGCGGCCCAGGTGTTCCTGGATGCGGGCATAGGCAAGGGAGACCCGGTGATGATTATCCTCAAGCGCCGCCATGAATACTGGCCCACGCTCCTGGCCCTCCACAAAATCGGCGCCATTGCCATTCCTGCGACCCATCTCCTGACCGTCAAGGATATTGTTTACAGGGTTGAGGCTGCGGACATAGCCGGGATTGTCTGCGTGGACGATGAACAGGTGATGAATCGTGTTGATGAGGCTCTGGCAAAAATGCATAGTAATACTGCGAGAAAAGTATCCCTGCGCTACAAGGCCTTTGTGCGATCCGTCCATTCCCCTAAAGAGGCACAGCCCGGAAAAGCAGCCAAGTCGCCATGGGCTGATTTTAATTTTCTTGTGGAAAAAGCTCCGGATAATTTTACCCGCCCTCCAAAGGTGAACACCAATAATGACACCATGCTCCTCTACTTTACCTCGGGCACCACGGGGATGCCCAAGATGGTGCAGCATGACTTTGCCTATCCCCTGGGGCACATTGCCACCGCAAAATACTGGCACCAGGTGGTCCCCGGGGGACTCCACCTTACCGTTTCAGACACCGGCTGGGCCAAGGCCGCCTGGGGCAAAATTTACGGGCAGTGGCTCTGCGGGACCGCAATATTTGTGTACGATTACGATCGCTTTGATCCCCCGGCGATGCTGGAAATTATTTCCAAAAACCGGCTTACCACCTTTTGCGCCCCCCCTACGGTGTATCGCTTCTTTATCAAGGAAGATCTGAAAAAATACGATTTTTCTTCCCTGAAACACTGTACCGTTGCGGGGGAACCCCTGAACCCGGAGATATTCGAGCAGTTTCTCGCGGGTACGGGGCTCAAGCTCCACGAATGTTACGGCCAGACCGAACTCACGGTTACAATGGTTACCTTACAATGGATGGAACCTAAGCCCGGCTCCATGGGTAGGCCCTCCCCGGGCTATGACGTGGACCTCCTCCGGGAAGATGGCAGCTCCTGCGATATGGGGGAAGAAGGCCAGCTGGTGGTCCGCACAGACCGGCGTAGGCCCATAGGAATGTTTCACGGCTATTACCGGGATGAAGCGCTCACTAAAAGTGTGTGGCACGATGATGTCTACCATACCGGTGATGTTGCCTGGCGGGATGAAGACGGTTACTACTGGTTTGTGGGCCGTTCCGACGATGTGATCAAAAGCTCAGGCTACCGCATTGGCCCTTTTGAAGTGGAAAGCGCCCTCATGGAACATCCAGCAGTCCTGGAATGCGCCATCACCGGTGTCCCCGATGCAGACCGGGGCACAGTGGTCAAAGCCACAGTAATCCTCGCCAAGGGCTGGTCCGCTTCGGAGGAACTGAAGCTGGAGCTCCAGAACCATGTGAAGAAGACTACCGCACCCTATAAGTACCCCCGGATAATAGAGTTTGTAAGCGAACTTCCCAAGACCATCAGCGGTAAAATTCGCCGGGTACAGATCCGGGCGGAAGATACGGGAAGCGCGGATACCGGCGGGCCAGGGCTTTCCCCGGATTAA
- a CDS encoding helix-turn-helix domain-containing protein: protein MAEEKIEIAARMRVLREIEGISAEALADELGFDTPEYKKWESGEAEISVGALVEIANHFGVDLTELVMGKPSRLRTFCLTRAAQGTEVIRRPMYTHWNLAHNFHHKKGEPFLVEAAADTEQKPLSFNTHPGQEFDYVLEGRLLISVGGHEMELGPGDSIYYDSGEPHGMKALGGQRARFLAMVL, encoded by the coding sequence ATGGCAGAAGAGAAGATCGAGATTGCCGCCCGTATGCGGGTATTGCGGGAAATAGAGGGGATCAGTGCGGAAGCCCTGGCCGATGAATTGGGTTTTGATACCCCGGAGTACAAAAAATGGGAGTCCGGTGAAGCGGAAATTTCCGTGGGCGCCCTGGTGGAAATAGCAAACCATTTCGGTGTGGATCTGACCGAATTGGTCATGGGCAAGCCGTCCCGGCTCAGGACTTTTTGCCTGACCCGTGCGGCTCAAGGCACTGAAGTGATCCGGCGCCCCATGTATACCCACTGGAACCTGGCCCACAATTTTCACCACAAAAAGGGGGAACCCTTCTTGGTGGAAGCAGCCGCAGACACAGAGCAGAAACCCCTGAGCTTCAACACCCATCCGGGGCAGGAATTTGACTATGTCCTGGAGGGTCGGCTCTTGATTTCTGTCGGGGGTCATGAAATGGAACTGGGTCCCGGTGACAGTATCTACTATGATTCCGGCGAGCCCCACGGTATGAAAGCCCTGGGAGGGCAGCGCGCCCGTTTTCTCGCCATGGTTCTTTAA
- a CDS encoding type I 3-dehydroquinate dehydratase, protein MAKICLCLTGKTIAKDLEVLEKHRKYVDMAELRVDHLEPDERLLIRRFPEQAGLPVLLTIRRKMDGGKFAGGEGARISLFSKGLAFAEADRRHNFAYVDLEEDLNVPSLEEAARTFGTRIIRSYHNLQGVDEDLPGKIRGLLHVGDEIAKVAVMPHGFDDVLRVYRAAKDTAGIEKILLCMGHMGTSTRILAEYLGSHLSYASAEGTEQDSDFPPAAPGQISPRELVELYRFRELTSQTRLFGILGYPLKVSSSPAFFNAVFTSENTDAVYVPFPSDSVDPFMQLAAEIKLQGVSVTIPYKEKVIPYLNKKLGDVETLGACNTLIAEEDGWTGANTDARGFSDSLLDFIGKTNFKGCRITIIGAGGVSKAVAAEIFRLKGKALILNRTVPRAREEAAPYRFAWGSLDTHGAELMNAYSDIIVQTTSVGMDPDIEGDPLEIYAFKGTEVVMDLIYKPERTRFLIRAAAAGCRVMNGHDMLIRQAKYQYSYYLGKEYPSKLVSRARSG, encoded by the coding sequence GCCTCACCGGAAAAACCATTGCCAAAGATCTGGAGGTTTTGGAAAAACACCGGAAGTATGTTGATATGGCGGAGCTGCGGGTTGACCATCTGGAGCCGGATGAACGCCTGCTGATCCGTCGTTTCCCCGAACAGGCGGGCTTGCCGGTGCTGTTAACCATACGCAGAAAAATGGACGGCGGCAAGTTTGCCGGCGGTGAAGGCGCCCGGATTAGCCTCTTTTCCAAAGGCCTGGCCTTTGCGGAGGCGGACCGGCGGCATAATTTTGCCTATGTGGATCTGGAGGAAGACCTCAATGTCCCTAGCCTTGAAGAAGCGGCCCGCACCTTTGGTACCCGGATCATCCGGTCTTACCATAACCTTCAGGGGGTGGATGAGGATTTGCCCGGAAAGATCCGGGGACTGCTTCATGTGGGGGATGAAATTGCAAAAGTAGCGGTGATGCCCCACGGTTTTGATGATGTGCTTCGGGTGTACCGGGCCGCTAAAGATACTGCGGGTATCGAAAAGATACTGCTCTGTATGGGACACATGGGGACCAGCACCCGTATTCTGGCGGAATATCTGGGCAGCCACCTGAGTTATGCCTCCGCCGAGGGCACGGAGCAGGATTCCGATTTCCCCCCGGCCGCTCCGGGTCAAATCTCCCCACGGGAACTGGTGGAGCTGTACCGTTTCAGGGAACTCACTTCCCAGACCAGGCTTTTCGGCATCCTGGGCTATCCCCTTAAGGTAAGCTCCAGTCCTGCTTTTTTCAACGCAGTCTTTACTTCGGAAAATACCGACGCAGTATATGTACCTTTCCCTTCGGATTCGGTGGACCCCTTCATGCAGCTTGCCGCTGAGATCAAGCTCCAGGGCGTGTCGGTAACCATTCCTTATAAGGAGAAGGTCATTCCTTATTTGAATAAGAAGTTAGGCGATGTAGAAACATTGGGCGCCTGTAATACCCTCATAGCAGAAGAAGATGGCTGGACCGGAGCTAATACCGATGCCCGGGGCTTTTCGGATTCCCTCCTGGATTTTATCGGAAAGACAAATTTCAAGGGCTGCCGGATCACCATCATTGGCGCAGGCGGGGTGTCCAAGGCAGTGGCGGCGGAAATATTCCGCCTTAAGGGAAAGGCCCTGATTCTGAACCGTACCGTACCACGGGCCCGGGAAGAAGCGGCCCCCTACCGCTTCGCCTGGGGCAGCTTGGACACACATGGCGCCGAGCTGATGAACGCTTACAGCGATATTATTGTGCAGACCACTTCAGTGGGTATGGACCCGGATATTGAGGGAGACCCTCTGGAGATCTACGCATTTAAGGGAACAGAAGTGGTGATGGACCTCATCTACAAGCCCGAGCGTACCCGGTTCCTGATCCGGGCCGCTGCAGCAGGCTGTCGTGTTATGAACGGGCATGATATGCTTATCCGTCAGGCTAAGTATCAGTATTCCTATTATCTTGGAAAAGAGTATCCTTCCAAGCTCGTATCCCGGGCAAGGTCGGGTTAA
- a CDS encoding glycerate kinase type-2 family protein — protein sequence MDKINIDANTLITRSIAANLPGIAVKKALGAHHFSGQLSVIAIGKAAWTMAQAAHEELGNRIARGIVITKYEHSQGSIPGMEIIEAGHPLSDENTIKGTEKALALAESLGAGDELLFLISGGGSALFEKPLPGLSLADIVTVNNQLLASGADIVEINMIRKRLSCVKGGRFAQACAPAKVFTVVLSDVLGDRLDSIASGPAAPDRSTAEEALAVAARYKLKLSDTILEYLAKETPKQLDNVETVITGSVRTLCASAAEIAKELGYAPQILCSDMNGEAREVGILMAAIARQIAGGQYSPSRPCAIILGGETIVHLKGKGKGGRNQEIALAAAEGIAGIANLTIFSVGSDGTDGPTDAAGGIVDGSTAAKLKAKGLKPLDILDNNDAYNGLKTVDSLVLTGPTGTNVNDLSIILAR from the coding sequence ATGGATAAGATAAACATTGACGCCAATACGCTTATTACCCGTTCCATTGCGGCGAACCTGCCCGGCATTGCCGTGAAAAAGGCCCTGGGCGCCCACCATTTTTCCGGGCAGCTTTCAGTGATAGCCATAGGAAAAGCAGCATGGACCATGGCTCAGGCTGCCCATGAAGAACTGGGGAACCGCATTGCAAGGGGAATTGTTATAACCAAGTACGAACATTCCCAGGGTTCAATTCCGGGTATGGAAATCATCGAAGCCGGGCATCCCCTGTCGGATGAGAATACCATCAAGGGCACAGAAAAAGCTTTGGCCCTGGCGGAAAGCCTTGGGGCGGGTGATGAACTGCTCTTTCTTATTTCAGGCGGCGGGTCCGCCCTTTTTGAAAAACCCCTCCCCGGCCTCAGTTTGGCGGACATTGTTACTGTTAATAACCAGTTGCTTGCCTCGGGGGCGGATATCGTGGAAATAAACATGATCCGCAAACGGCTTTCCTGCGTCAAGGGCGGCCGCTTCGCCCAGGCCTGCGCCCCCGCCAAGGTCTTTACTGTGGTATTATCCGATGTGTTGGGGGACCGGCTGGACTCCATAGCCTCAGGGCCCGCCGCGCCTGACAGGTCCACCGCAGAAGAAGCCCTGGCTGTAGCAGCGCGGTACAAATTAAAACTAAGCGACACCATCCTGGAATATCTCGCCAAAGAAACCCCAAAGCAGTTGGACAATGTAGAAACCGTGATCACCGGCAGCGTCCGTACCCTCTGTGCCAGCGCTGCAGAAATCGCAAAAGAACTGGGCTATGCCCCGCAGATTCTCTGTTCCGACATGAACGGTGAAGCCCGTGAGGTAGGGATTCTTATGGCTGCCATAGCCCGGCAAATTGCCGGCGGGCAGTACTCCCCTTCCCGTCCTTGCGCTATCATCCTGGGAGGTGAAACCATCGTGCACCTAAAAGGAAAAGGCAAGGGAGGCCGCAACCAGGAAATCGCCCTGGCCGCCGCGGAAGGTATTGCAGGCATAGCTAATCTGACTATATTTTCAGTAGGTTCCGATGGGACCGATGGCCCCACCGATGCTGCGGGGGGAATTGTGGATGGATCCACCGCTGCAAAACTTAAGGCAAAGGGGCTCAAACCCCTGGATATCCTTGATAATAACGATGCTTACAACGGCCTTAAGACAGTAGACAGCCTGGTACTAACCGGCCCTACCGGCACAAATGTTAACGATCTGTCAATAATACTGGCGCGTTGA
- a CDS encoding glycoside hydrolase family 13 protein codes for MPLVFHHSALPWRWHDKYESIVTLRIQASVDVDEVTLLYGDPYDWTGPSNPGSGPTRWNFAEQVMGHQFSGSDTVIWRTAIPVPKYRRLKYGFRLKTVYGQFYYSENGVQAYTQDAVNRIPYNHFSYPFIHTLDSPNIPSWAQDTVWYEIFPERFRNGNPAISPAGSEDWETGKPELNNFFGGDLAGIRSELPYLSDLGINGIYLTPIFPSPSNHKYNIQDYYAVDEQFGDLGELKALIAEAHERGIRVMLDAVFNHAGESHPFWQDVLKNQEQSPYRDYFHIHRFPVKSSYSEKYAMDFDAFGFYPNMPKWNTENPAVRKYLLEAAAYWIREADIDGWRLDVANEVSLDFWKDFSRSVRSLKEDFYIVGEVWFNASTWIHSGCFDAAMNYPLNSAVSDFFLEKKIDALQFTEKLFAVLSRYSDIHNREAFNLLDSHDTDRALTRARGDKQALRNAFTMLSLLPGSPCIYYGTEIGMEGGNDPDCRRPMVWDENKQDLELKEFFKALMGFRKKYAPIIRNNIIEYREEEGFHYWVFSGENETLTAIYAEGSAPSGFTAPGRIVFSTGNPTGANAGGELAPHTLTIFFQSPVSAIYKN; via the coding sequence ATGCCCCTAGTGTTCCACCACTCCGCCCTTCCCTGGCGCTGGCATGATAAATACGAATCCATAGTAACTCTGCGTATCCAGGCATCGGTGGACGTGGATGAGGTGACTCTACTGTATGGGGACCCCTACGACTGGACCGGCCCGAGCAATCCCGGATCAGGCCCCACCCGCTGGAACTTCGCCGAACAGGTCATGGGACATCAGTTTTCAGGAAGCGATACTGTTATCTGGCGGACTGCTATTCCGGTACCTAAATACCGGCGCCTCAAATACGGTTTCCGGCTGAAAACCGTATACGGGCAGTTTTACTATTCCGAAAACGGTGTCCAGGCCTATACTCAGGATGCGGTGAACCGTATCCCCTACAACCACTTTTCCTACCCCTTTATCCATACTCTGGATTCACCGAATATTCCCTCCTGGGCACAGGACACGGTTTGGTACGAAATATTTCCCGAGCGTTTTCGCAATGGGAACCCCGCCATCTCACCCGCCGGGTCCGAAGACTGGGAAACCGGAAAGCCGGAACTGAACAATTTTTTTGGCGGGGATCTGGCTGGAATACGCAGCGAATTACCCTATCTTTCGGATCTCGGGATAAACGGCATCTATCTGACCCCAATATTTCCTTCTCCCTCAAACCACAAGTATAACATTCAGGATTACTACGCTGTGGATGAACAGTTCGGCGATTTAGGGGAACTGAAAGCCCTGATTGCCGAGGCCCATGAACGGGGGATCCGGGTCATGCTGGATGCGGTATTTAACCACGCCGGGGAAAGCCACCCCTTCTGGCAGGATGTGCTGAAGAACCAGGAACAGTCCCCTTACAGAGATTATTTTCACATTCACCGCTTTCCCGTAAAAAGTTCCTACAGTGAAAAATACGCCATGGACTTTGACGCCTTCGGCTTTTACCCCAACATGCCCAAGTGGAACACCGAAAACCCTGCTGTCCGCAAATACCTGCTTGAGGCCGCCGCTTACTGGATACGGGAAGCGGACATCGACGGCTGGCGTCTTGACGTGGCCAACGAGGTATCCCTGGATTTCTGGAAAGATTTTTCCCGTTCTGTACGTTCCCTGAAAGAAGATTTTTACATTGTAGGCGAAGTCTGGTTCAATGCCTCCACCTGGATACACAGCGGCTGCTTTGACGCCGCCATGAACTACCCCCTGAATTCGGCTGTGTCCGATTTTTTCCTTGAAAAAAAAATTGATGCACTTCAATTCACAGAAAAACTGTTCGCCGTCCTTTCCCGGTACAGTGATATTCACAACCGCGAAGCCTTTAACCTCCTGGACTCTCACGACACTGACCGCGCCCTGACCAGGGCCAGGGGTGACAAGCAAGCCCTCCGCAATGCCTTTACCATGCTGTCTCTGCTCCCAGGCTCACCCTGCATTTATTACGGCACCGAAATTGGCATGGAAGGGGGCAACGATCCTGACTGCCGCAGGCCCATGGTGTGGGATGAAAACAAACAGGATTTGGAGCTGAAAGAATTTTTTAAAGCCCTTATGGGGTTTAGAAAAAAATACGCCCCTATTATCCGGAATAATATTATTGAATACCGCGAAGAAGAAGGTTTCCACTATTGGGTGTTTTCCGGGGAGAATGAAACCCTCACAGCAATTTATGCAGAAGGGAGCGCACCCTCAGGGTTTACGGCCCCGGGGCGTATCGTATTTTCTACAGGCAATCCAACCGGGGCCAATGCCGGAGGAGAATTGGCGCCACATACGCTCACAATTTTTTTTCAAAGTCCTGTTTCCGCCATATACAAAAACTGA
- a CDS encoding cytidine deaminase, which translates to MDMDELFLAARKAADAAYAPYSKFRVGAALLGDDGTVYTGCNVENRSFGLAICAERSAVVSAVSRGQRSFTALAISTPDSRDPVGPCGACRQVLSEFMAPEAQVRFRGSGDKTVDITLGALLPFDSLHDLAT; encoded by the coding sequence ATGGATATGGATGAACTTTTCCTGGCCGCCCGCAAAGCCGCCGATGCGGCCTATGCCCCCTATTCAAAATTCCGGGTAGGTGCCGCGCTCCTAGGGGATGACGGGACGGTCTATACGGGCTGTAATGTGGAAAACCGTTCCTTCGGCCTCGCTATTTGCGCCGAGCGGAGCGCCGTTGTTTCTGCGGTAAGCCGGGGGCAGCGCTCCTTCACTGCCCTGGCAATTTCCACCCCGGATTCCCGGGACCCCGTAGGTCCCTGTGGCGCCTGCCGACAGGTTCTGAGCGAATTCATGGCCCCAGAAGCCCAGGTCCGTTTCCGGGGTAGCGGGGATAAAACGGTGGATATCACCCTGGGCGCCTTGCTGCCCTTTGACTCCCTCCACGATTTGGCAACCTAA
- a CDS encoding sugar phosphorylase, translated as MGDNEKSEALQNLLVFIYGDKPGRETHAKLLSILEGVEHGPGLQGFTHRDAFLISYGDMLAPAGGDRGSAAEDPSGEAVAELPGSALADTFPAETGLSWLGNFLERRNEGAFTYLHLLPFHPYSSDDGFSVVDYREVDPRFGTWEDIAALGKGFKLAFDFVVNHGSVKSPWFQGFLAGDKRYEGWYTTRPKDYDYSAVTRPRTHPLLTPFTRKDGSEVYVWTTFSADQVDYDFSNPEVLLEFIRIFLEFAKRGARIIRLDAIGYLWKEDGHPCIHHAKTHAVVKLFRAIAETLGLDLLLLTETNVPHLQNVAYFGTGDEAHMVYNFALPPLVLHSLLSADSGPLRSWAKTLPPYSEKGWLFLNYLASHDGVGLGPAKGLVDDAAFALSIEEAQRRGALVSYKATPEGPIPYELNCSYVSLAAPPSLGSAEIRARAFLASQGVLLSLAGLPAVYFHSWIGSEAWTEGPELLGYNRAINRERPPIDRVDRELDDPHSLRSLIYRGIKGFLQFRKAEEAFSPEIPQRILDADGAVFAVLRGPVGGFPAKAKAGSAGISSRYVLCAQNLGAKPATLRLRENGIPLEGIAGEELALAPWETRWIAYGGGEKRELST; from the coding sequence ATGGGGGATAACGAAAAGAGCGAAGCTCTGCAAAACTTGCTTGTCTTTATTTATGGCGATAAGCCGGGCCGGGAGACCCATGCAAAACTGCTTTCGATACTGGAAGGAGTCGAACATGGCCCGGGCCTGCAGGGATTTACCCACCGGGATGCCTTTCTGATCAGCTACGGGGATATGCTGGCCCCTGCAGGTGGGGACCGGGGAAGTGCGGCGGAAGATCCAAGCGGGGAAGCTGTGGCTGAACTCCCGGGGTCGGCTTTAGCCGACACGTTCCCTGCGGAAACCGGCCTGTCCTGGCTGGGAAACTTCCTGGAACGCCGCAACGAAGGTGCTTTCACCTACCTCCACCTGCTCCCCTTTCACCCCTATAGTTCCGATGACGGCTTTTCCGTGGTGGATTACCGGGAGGTGGACCCCCGTTTTGGAACCTGGGAGGACATCGCCGCCCTGGGCAAGGGCTTTAAGCTGGCCTTTGATTTTGTGGTGAACCACGGCAGCGTAAAAAGCCCCTGGTTTCAGGGCTTCCTGGCCGGGGACAAACGCTATGAGGGCTGGTACACCACCCGGCCTAAGGACTATGACTATTCCGCCGTGACCCGTCCCCGGACCCACCCCTTGCTGACCCCCTTTACACGTAAGGATGGTTCAGAAGTATACGTATGGACCACTTTCAGCGCCGATCAAGTTGATTATGACTTCAGCAACCCGGAAGTGCTTCTGGAATTTATCAGGATCTTTCTGGAATTTGCCAAAAGGGGCGCACGGATAATTCGCCTTGACGCCATCGGCTACCTTTGGAAGGAGGATGGCCACCCCTGCATCCACCATGCCAAGACCCATGCTGTGGTAAAACTCTTCCGGGCCATCGCCGAAACCCTGGGCCTGGACCTGCTTTTACTCACGGAAACCAACGTGCCCCACCTCCAGAATGTGGCCTACTTTGGTACTGGGGACGAGGCCCACATGGTGTACAACTTTGCCCTGCCGCCCCTGGTCCTCCACAGCCTGCTTTCCGCTGACAGCGGCCCCCTGCGCAGCTGGGCCAAAACCCTGCCCCCCTATTCGGAAAAAGGCTGGCTTTTCCTCAACTACCTGGCAAGCCACGATGGTGTAGGCTTGGGCCCCGCCAAGGGCCTGGTGGATGATGCTGCCTTTGCCCTTTCCATAGAAGAAGCCCAGCGACGCGGCGCCCTGGTCAGCTACAAGGCTACTCCCGAGGGCCCCATCCCCTACGAACTGAACTGTTCCTATGTAAGCCTGGCCGCCCCCCCGTCCTTGGGCTCAGCGGAAATCCGCGCCCGGGCCTTTCTGGCCTCCCAGGGTGTGCTCCTCTCCCTGGCAGGGCTCCCGGCGGTGTACTTCCACAGCTGGATAGGCTCCGAAGCCTGGACAGAAGGGCCGGAACTTCTGGGCTATAACCGGGCTATAAACCGGGAACGCCCCCCAATAGATCGGGTTGATCGTGAACTGGATGATCCCCACTCCCTGCGCTCCCTGATATACCGGGGGATCAAGGGCTTCCTCCAATTTAGAAAGGCCGAGGAAGCCTTTTCCCCGGAGATTCCCCAGCGCATACTTGACGCAGATGGGGCGGTTTTCGCCGTGCTGCGGGGTCCCGTGGGGGGATTTCCCGCTAAAGCCAAGGCCGGCAGCGCCGGGATCTCAAGCCGTTATGTACTCTGCGCCCAGAACCTGGGGGCTAAGCCTGCGACACTGCGGCTCCGAGAGAATGGCATTCCCCTTGAAGGTATTGCGGGGGAAGAACTGGCCCTGGCGCCCTGGGAAACCCGGTGGATCGCCTACGGGGGTGGAGAAAAGCGGGAATTATCGACATGA
- the queA gene encoding tRNA preQ1(34) S-adenosylmethionine ribosyltransferase-isomerase QueA, producing MKLTDFSFDLPQNLIAQFPPEQRGQSRLLVLDRMQRSRSHHHIADLPSLLEPGDLLVFNNSKVRKARIYGTGAGGGRVEFLLLKQQDPQTWTVMAQRTKRRRMGTRYIFDDALEAEIIGEEGELRLLRFDRPIDEAWLDRHGHIPLPPYIRREDSPADSERYQTVYAAVPGSAAAPTAGLHFTEELLAHLTERGIESAFVTLHVGLGTFLPVRSETIEDHLMHEENYSIDEENAARIERAKAEKRRVIAVGTTSVRTLESAWDSNAGKLCRGEGATSIFIYPGYTFKVVDALFTNFHTPESTLLMLVSAFADRNFILDSYREAADQGYRFFSYGDAMLIV from the coding sequence TGCCCAGTTTCCGCCGGAACAGCGGGGGCAGAGCAGGCTTTTGGTTCTGGACCGTATGCAGCGCAGTCGATCCCATCACCATATAGCGGATCTTCCGTCCCTGCTTGAACCGGGAGACCTTCTGGTCTTCAATAATTCCAAGGTGAGGAAAGCCCGGATCTACGGGACCGGGGCAGGCGGCGGCAGGGTAGAATTTCTGCTCCTGAAACAGCAGGATCCCCAAACCTGGACCGTCATGGCCCAGCGGACAAAACGCCGCCGCATGGGGACCCGCTATATTTTTGATGATGCCCTGGAAGCTGAAATCATTGGCGAAGAGGGGGAGCTCCGTTTGCTCCGCTTTGACCGCCCAATTGATGAGGCATGGCTGGACCGGCACGGACACATTCCCCTGCCCCCCTACATCAGGCGCGAGGACAGCCCGGCGGACAGTGAGCGCTACCAGACCGTTTACGCCGCCGTCCCGGGCTCCGCAGCAGCGCCTACAGCAGGGCTTCACTTTACCGAAGAACTCCTCGCACACCTTACTGAGCGGGGCATAGAAAGCGCCTTTGTCACTCTCCATGTGGGGCTTGGCACTTTCCTTCCGGTGCGCAGCGAAACCATTGAGGACCACTTGATGCACGAGGAAAACTATTCTATTGACGAAGAAAACGCCGCCAGGATCGAACGGGCAAAAGCTGAGAAGCGCAGGGTTATCGCCGTGGGCACCACCAGCGTCCGCACCCTGGAGTCCGCCTGGGACAGCAATGCAGGGAAGCTTTGCCGGGGCGAAGGGGCGACATCGATCTTCATCTACCCAGGCTATACTTTTAAGGTGGTGGACGCCCTGTTCACCAACTTCCACACCCCCGAATCGACACTGCTGATGCTGGTATCGGCTTTTGCTGACAGGAATTTTATCCTGGATTCCTACCGGGAGGCGGCAGATCAGGGCTACCGCTTTTTCAGCTATGGCGACGCCATGTTAATCGTCTAA